AGCCTGAGCTCACAAACCGGGTCGGCATGGACCAACGAGAAGCACGTCCACTTCTTGAACGCGATGGAGTCCTCTTTTGTACACACAATGCTCCAAACTAACGCTCGCCTCGATCGTTATTTGCCTGATAGTTCCGAGTCGACACTAGATTTGAAGACCCACAGAAGGAAAAAGCATGCTAGCTCAGGTAATTTATACTAATGTCTTGTACATAGATCACCAATTTGAGGTTTGATCCGGGGTTCATATGGTACTGATTTAGCTGATGATTTAATTTATTGAATATTTGTTAAGGGGAATTGTTCTTTGATTGTATGGCGTTGTACTTAATTTGTACATGGACTCTCGAATTAATTAGAGTTAAGAGTGATAAAATATGTAATGCCGAATATGCCTAGCTTTGGAGATATTTGTTTGGGGCTTAGTCATTTTCGCTTTATGGATCTTTTTGTTAACTTGGTTTGCTCTTTTTGACACTTTTATGTATTATTGTTGCTTCGGATGGCAGTTGATGTTGTTGAGTCGAGATCCAAAATGGGTGGTAAGGCTGACAAGAGAACAAGGAGACCATCATCACAATCGCATCCCTGCAATTCATCGGAATTTCAGGTTGCTAAACCTAACAAACGatctaaatttcttttttaatcttGATCGCTCGCTTTTGTATTATGTTCCTGTTTGCTTGTTTTGTTGGGTACATTGGCTTTTGAATTGGAAAAAAAGATGCTTATTGTAATCACTAATATGGATTGTAATCAAAGTCATTGTCACATTGAgatattaattaacaatttacaCAGCCAAAGTACACATGGGTCATTGAAAATCGAAAGACGAGGTATTTGCAATTAATTAGGTTATGAAAgtaaaaaattttcaattagatCACTAAATACTCCAAATTTAGTCATttagacaaaaacaaaatcttctctctttgttctctcTCATCTTTCTCTCCCATGTGTTTGTCCAAATTTGGAAAAAGTGAATACAATAGTCGgtgtttttgtaatttaaagAACTATAGTGTGCttaaatgtctttttttttttaaaaatgaggaGAGGATTTGATCCCTAGTCACTAGTGTGACGCACCATCATACCTTACCACTTTAACTAATGGATTGGGTGTTATGCTTAAGTACTTAATTGCATTTACCTTTATAAATGGTATGTTTCAGCCTTCCTGAATAAAATGTTACTGATCTTACTTAAATATCTTGTACTTTAGTTgttatagtttttcttttttctatttttttttggtccgACAGCTTTAGTTGTTATAGTTGGTTCAATAATATGGATACATCATACCTGCCATCGTAGGTGGTCCCACAGCTTGGAAACAGAAGGGATGAGCAAGATCAAAGCCACCAACCTAATTCTGCACCCGTGCCATCTGCCAACTGAgagattcttcttcttttttttctctacaaacttttaagagaaataaAGATATTCGTTTCTGAGATCGACTTCCAACTCTTGTATTAGACTATTAATTCACTTAATCAGGGTTTCTTTTATGAAATCACTTAATTAGGCTACTTTTATAATGTCTGCATGTCTCATTTATACATGCATTCATAATTTGTTGGGGTAAATGCTTGAAGAGAAGTACTGCTAGTGCGGGTGGTGATTGCGTGTGAAGCTGGCACCACTTACTTATCATGGTTTAATGACTGATATGACATGCTTAAGCATAGTTAATTGGCTATCCAGCATATGCTTATGTTAGGGATGACAGgggctgctgtaattttttttgacggCAGCCCCCACGATAGTTCCTTTAAGGGaacttaaattttttaaaaaaaatctgaaaaattatattgataTTATGATTGATGTTATGCATCCAacggtattttttttgtttgaaacaaaaatcaaattcaacataaaaaatgcataataatcttgaaccgttggatataaatcgaaaacattatatacattttttatgttgaatttgatttttgtttcaaacaaaaaaaataccgtTGAATTCGTGACACCGATcataatacaaatataattttaaaaaaataaaaaaaatatttaaacacTCATATTGATTTTACAATGGACTCGACTGTAGAAATTCTACCCTTATGTTAGACCTGTAAAAAATACCCGTTGATGTAACTaatgatgtgatttataagtgtACGGTTCAATCTCGAAACTTGAACCCAAACCTACATAAAATATCTTCTTCTACTTTTCACATATTTTCTTCCAAATTATAACATCTTCTGTGATGACTCACGGGAGATATCTTAAGCATGACGTGGTTGAACAAACAAATATAGAATGAGCAGTTTGGGGTTGCATGGAGGTCCGGATGGCAAAATGGCTAATTCACGTGTATGTGTCTTCTCAAAACCATAAAGCTATGTAGctactgatatatatatatatatgttatcacATCCAGCGAAATATACTCAATAGTTTTGTTTGTTAATGGATAATTTTGTAGCATGCTTTTGCTGACGGGTGGATTCAAGATATTTTATATGTTAGTGcgattaattgtttattttttaatttgtcaaTGCTATGTGATATACATATATCAAACTCCTTTAGCTTCTTGGGTAAACTTCACCTACAAACAAATATCAGTGCAAGGGATAAAGGGGATAGATAGAGACGGGACGGGACaatatcacaatatatatatgtgtgtgtgtgtgcgcgtgtgtgtgtgtgtgtgagatttCGATCTTCAACCTTATCTCTTGCTAGATAGCTTTCATAGACTAGGCAAGGAAGAGAGCTTTGATTGACTCgtttgataaattaaattgTTCTTTGTGAATtataattaagaaaaatacTTTAAATCATATAATCAAGAACTAAAGACATGATGAACCGGCATTAATCATTATTGAAAAATCATGACTGGGGATTAATaagttattaattaaaaatttggTCTCCATACCTAAATTAGTCTTTAAAAAGCACCTAGATTAGTTAGAAAGAGTACTTGGGATGAACCAATCAACGGGTTGAATCATGTCTGCTATTAATGTGGGTACTTCCGTCTTTGGAGTAGAATTCACAGTTCAAATTAAAGCTATGAAATAAGTCGCAGGCAAATTAAATTGGAATTGGCTCAATTTCGCAAAATTAGAAGCCTTTGCACAATGCACTTATGATATCGATAAAGTTACTCAAAATCAATTGGCTAGAGATCAATGATTATGTGAATTGCTCAAACAATCCCAATATGCTCCTCTCGCGGTGGAGGACCAAATAAATTGGCACGTTTACACAATAAATAAGTGGTGTCAGCTTCACACACAAGTAACAATTAACAAGAAGTCAATGTTTTTGATTGTTAGTGTGTAAATTGGAACACAACCTATCTCTCCGGAATGAGATGTGATATTAACCCCCAATCAACCAAGTAGGTACAACTGGGCAACAATAGGACGATCACTATAATTTATATGATTGGTGCCACGTCTACATGACACGTAGAACTTATAAACAAGCCTACATTGGCTACTGCGTAGGAAACACAGTCCCATCtatgagagagagaataaaaaacaATAGCCCTTGCCACTATCAAACTTAAGCCCATATGGTGCTGAACTAATGAACTATTGTATTGGAATTATGAAGCCCGTGTAGTTGTTTTGGGTTTCAAATTAAGTCATACAAGGCCCACGGGGTGTTTTTCGTCtcatgaaaataatatttttgtttatttaggAGTGTGATGCGAAGAGAGTTTCAAGGTCTCTGAGTACCTTTCCATATATAAAACGATAGATTACGCGAACTCCGGTTAGGAAAATTGTGGACTCTTTTCAAACCCTCGACTGCGTGGGAGCCCTAGTCCTCCTTCCTCCTTTAAAAGCCGCAACGCCTCTCAATTTGTTTCCGACTTCGAATGATAACCCTTATAAATATTACTTCAGCTTCAGCTTTGCTTTTAGAAATTGGAAGTCCTCGTTTCTTCaaagttctttctttctttctctttggtTCAACCAGTGAGTTAAATTTCTTTCTGTAAGATTGATTCAACAAATTGGCGATGGAGTTGTTGGAACCAGACTGGGCGTGGCTCCCAGAAGGTATTCTCGAGGGAATTCTAGATTCTATAGTGTCTTTTTATGACTATGCCAGATTTGGTGCTGTTTGCAAACACTGGTACTCTGTTGGACAGCACCGGAGACGACAACTTATGGAATTGTGGAGCGTACAACTTCCCCTGTTGATGTTCCCTTCCGCGGATGGTCGCGAAAACCAGCAAAGTCGTCTATGCAATGTGACAACCAGTAAAACCTACGATTATAATCTGTATTATAACAGGAGGTGCTGTGGATATTCCCATGGATGGTTTGCTACTCTTGGTAAGGATTTGCTTATAACTCTTCGAAACCCTTTCTTGGATCAGGTTATAACCTTACCCCCAATTTTTCTAGTAGTCAATTCATCAAAGTTTGATCCTTGGCGAGTCTATAAAGTGGTGTTGTCTCATAACCCTTATCTATATCCTGACAAGTATGAAGTTGTGGCGATTTATGATGGCTGTTTGGCTATATTGAAACCCGGAAGTCAATCTTGGGCTTACCTAGATAAAGAGCATACCATATTCAACGGCTATAATGATATTATTTATTACGAGGATATGCTCCTATTAATAAATGGATATAGGCTCGTGTCAATCAATGCTAATAACGGTAGTCGACCACAAGCGGAAACAATCACATGGAACAATAACGATTATGACAAGCGTCTTCCTGGCACGCACATGACATATCTTGTGAAATCATCTGGCGGAGATCTGTTGTACATTCGTAGATATATAGACTGGCACAATGCATTGACGGTGACTTTTAAGATTTATACCCTCACCAATAAAGCTGAAACAAATAAGCCATATTGGTGTGAGATTAAAAGTCTGGGTGATGATGCATTATTTTTGGGAGACAGTCACTCATTGTGCGTTAAGGCATCTAACTTTCCTGGTTGCAAACCAAACTCCATATACTTTGTTCCTCATTTTTCGTACACTTCGTACGCCAGAGGGTTTCATGACATGGGTGTTTTCAACTTGGAAGAACAGAGGATCACACCTTATTATCATTGTGATCTATCTCGAAGATATTTTCCTCCTCCTGTTTGGGTAGTACCGACACTTGGAGATAATGCACAAGCGTAACTCTTTTGCAGTTGGAGATGAATAATTCTTGGTTTGATACTATATATGCCTTTTATTTCAGTTCAATGTCGAATCCCATAATAACTTGTGGCTTCCTAGCTAAGATATTCACTGACCACTACTCCCATCCTAACTAGCTGGCTTTAATGCAGAAGAAACTCAGATTTCCAGTGAGGTCTGCAGGTAAAATTAAAGCCAATCTACCACTCAAGGAAGCTGATCAGTAAGATTCTATTAGGTCAATGAGTGTCCTGTTTTTATTTCCAgtcttctattttctttttaaagtttTAGTGTATTTAGAGGTTTTAATATAGTTTCGGTTATATATTGTGAAGTGTTAGTTATATATTgtttggtgtgtatatatatgtttatcaaaaaaagatatttgatgTGGTGTGGGTTTGTCTGTaaacaaatcccacatcggatgtgtgtgtgtgtctttcAATATATAAGTCTCTACTTTCACATACCTTTTTGTCTGTGATGTAATACTCACGGGTGGTATGTGTGAAGTGTTAGTTATATATTgtttggtgtgtatatatatgtttatcaaaaaaaaaatatagtttcGGTTAATCTTCAGTAATGAGaactctcttttttgttttcgttCATGTACATTAATGTCTATCGTCTTGTACAAGTACGTACGCAATCGCAATTATTCCAGTATTAGTATTAGTGATCTtgtttgttagttttttttaatatctttaGAAAAACTGTAGAGTAAATcagtaattttattaatttgaacATTGCAGCTTGGACAATCTTGTAAAACTACCGCCACTTTGGTGGCCCTGTGCCAACGTCCGTCTTTAATTTCTCCTTTGTGAAAAAGGACAAGCTGAAATCTTAATAACATCCAAATTCGCAAGCTGTACGTGATGCAGCCAGCGTAGTTATGACTCAAAGCAGCCATATCTTACGTTGAAAGAACGCAGCATTAATGTCTTGTAATCCAGCACCTTCCTCCCTTCACAACCAAAAGAAGGGTGGTGGGTGTAGATGCCGAAAATGGTACGGCCCTACATGATCATATAACAATAAAGTTAATTGGACTATTTTGGTCCATGGGTCTAAACATTTTAGCTAGACCCAAGACCTAAGGCCCATCTTGCGGCCCACATACTATTTATACGTCATTACTGAAGTAAGCATAACAGCTACCTACCATCAAGACCCCCACGTTCCCTGACATCTGTTTGCAAGGATTGTACAGTCTGTTTGATCTCTTATATTTACTGTAACTACCACCTAATAAAGTGATATCAAGTTTCAATACATCCATGTGTTGGCGACTGTGTGTAGACGTCAATACTGTACTGGCGCTGGCTCAGACAAACGCCTCCTCGTGAGCTGATCTAGCTGTAAAGCAGCTCCTATCACATCTAGCCTACAACCAGTATTTACGGTATGACAGGCTCACGTGCCTAGGTATGGTTTCCTTTTATATACGTATTTGCTCATTAAGTACCGcctacaattctatccatactttCGTCAACACCTGTCTTCATCATTCCATATTGTTACTATATCTTCCTTCCTGACATCTGTCGGACCCTGACACAGCCGTGATATTGGACCTTTCATATATTTCCTTTTGTACAACTTGGTCCAATGAAACAAGTGGAATGTACACACAAATCTCAAAGTTGATCTTGGTCCTTCTATTAATACCCCTCCCTTTTTCCTTTGAAAGAGAGGAACGTTTTTTGCTACCAAAGAAACTAAAGAACAGTTTAACCAACCCTTCACAAAAGAACCCACTTAGACAAAACACGAAAaccatagctggtcttccatctccgacaagtactaacttgatcgtcggagcctccacgaccggcaccccccaagccggttaaggagctttcacggtttgccttgttgtgaaattGCAGGATTCAAAACTGCAAACGGTCCCCACAAGAAGAGAAGTTaacctttcaacgattgtagaaatctgctcctacagtgggtatttcatatttgtcttGTAATTCAACTAATACCTC
This sequence is a window from Tripterygium wilfordii isolate XIE 37 chromosome 8, ASM1340144v1, whole genome shotgun sequence. Protein-coding genes within it:
- the LOC120003242 gene encoding uncharacterized protein LOC120003242 codes for the protein MDFKGLSLSSQTGSAWTNEKHVHFLNAMESSFVHTMLQTNARLDRYLPDSSESTLDLKTHRRKKHASSVDVVESRSKMGGKADKRTRRPSSQSHPCNSSEFQVVPQLGNRRDEQDQSHQPNSAPVPSAN
- the LOC120004482 gene encoding putative F-box protein At4g22170 — translated: MELLEPDWAWLPEGILEGILDSIVSFYDYARFGAVCKHWYSVGQHRRRQLMELWSVQLPLLMFPSADGRENQQSRLCNVTTSKTYDYNLYYNRRCCGYSHGWFATLGKDLLITLRNPFLDQVITLPPIFLVVNSSKFDPWRVYKVVLSHNPYLYPDKYEVVAIYDGCLAILKPGSQSWAYLDKEHTIFNGYNDIIYYEDMLLLINGYRLVSINANNGSRPQAETITWNNNDYDKRLPGTHMTYLVKSSGGDLLYIRRYIDWHNALTVTFKIYTLTNKAETNKPYWCEIKSLGDDALFLGDSHSLCVKASNFPGCKPNSIYFVPHFSYTSYARGFHDMGVFNLEEQRITPYYHCDLSRRYFPPPVWVVPTLGDNAQA